Proteins from one Desulfocurvus vexinensis DSM 17965 genomic window:
- a CDS encoding motility protein A, giving the protein MDIGTLVGMLAGLGLIFGSIAYGGNLGGFFDVPSVLMVMGGTVAIAFIMFPAGVVLRSFKVGMKAFFAKGRDASALIDLMVSLAEKARKESLVALEKVQVDDPFIKKGVQLVADGTEEGLVRAVLDTEISFMRRRHFQGQGVFKGMGTMAPAMGMIGTLVGLVQMLQNLDDPSSIGPAMAVALLTTFYGAVLANVIFLPMAKKLEERSAEETLYMEIAMEGVVSLMHGEHPTIVREKLLAFLAPALREAKG; this is encoded by the coding sequence ATGGATATCGGAACCCTTGTCGGCATGCTTGCCGGGCTGGGCCTGATCTTCGGGTCCATCGCCTACGGCGGCAATCTTGGCGGATTCTTCGACGTGCCCTCGGTGCTCATGGTCATGGGCGGCACCGTGGCCATCGCCTTCATCATGTTCCCGGCGGGCGTGGTGCTGCGCTCGTTCAAGGTGGGCATGAAGGCCTTCTTTGCCAAGGGCCGCGACGCCTCCGCGCTCATCGACCTCATGGTCTCCCTGGCCGAGAAGGCCCGCAAGGAGTCCCTGGTGGCCCTGGAAAAGGTCCAGGTGGACGACCCGTTCATCAAGAAGGGCGTGCAGCTCGTGGCCGACGGCACCGAGGAGGGCCTGGTGCGCGCCGTGCTCGACACCGAGATTTCCTTCATGAGGCGGCGCCATTTCCAGGGCCAGGGCGTGTTCAAGGGCATGGGCACCATGGCCCCGGCCATGGGCATGATCGGCACCCTGGTCGGGCTGGTGCAGATGCTCCAGAACCTGGACGACCCGAGTTCCATCGGCCCGGCCATGGCCGTGGCCCTGCTGACGACCTTCTACGGCGCCGTGCTGGCCAACGTGATCTTTTTGCCCATGGCCAAGAAGCTGGAGGAGCGCAGCGCCGAGGAGACCCTGTACATGGAGATCGCCATGGAGGGCGTGGTGTCCCTCATGCACGGCGAGCACCCGACCATCGTGCGCGAGAAGCTGCTGGCCTTCCTCGCGCCCGCCCTGCGCGAGGCCAAGGGCTAG
- the dtd gene encoding D-aminoacyl-tRNA deacylase, protein MRVLLQRVREARVTVGGRSVGAIGVGLLALVGFSREDGPDLPGTPAWERTLARLAELRVFPDPEDRMKLSLAEWGGELLLVPQFTLYADLGKGRRPSFHLAAEPDVARPLFDRLVADMGARLPGKVAQGEFGASMNVALVNWGPVTILLDSAGQG, encoded by the coding sequence GTGAGGGTGCTGCTCCAGCGGGTGCGCGAGGCGCGGGTCACGGTGGGCGGACGCAGCGTGGGGGCCATCGGCGTGGGGCTGCTGGCCCTGGTGGGCTTCTCGCGCGAGGACGGGCCGGACCTGCCCGGCACCCCGGCCTGGGAGCGGACCCTGGCCCGGCTGGCCGAGCTGCGCGTCTTCCCCGACCCCGAGGACCGCATGAAGCTCTCCCTGGCCGAGTGGGGCGGCGAGCTTTTGCTGGTGCCGCAGTTCACCCTGTACGCCGACCTGGGCAAGGGCCGCAGGCCGTCCTTCCACCTGGCCGCCGAGCCGGACGTGGCCCGGCCCCTGTTCGACCGTCTGGTTGCGGACATGGGCGCGCGCCTGCCCGGCAAGGTGGCCCAGGGCGAGTTCGGCGCGTCCATGAATGTGGCCCTGGTCAACTGGGGCCCGGTGACCATCCTGCTGGACAGCGCCGGGCAGGGCTGA
- a CDS encoding DUF342 domain-containing protein, whose translation MPYYLRHFFDPGFDYTDLRPRELADGSVDHYNRGYVQNVERGQVLARWVDAPPVPEAGAEPDPWSTRAHEEKVFPAGNNTMIDPARPDELLAAEAGYVFYLDGRITVKKTLNVRRDVDFHTGNISFLGNVVVHGSVRAGFQVQGQNVLVRQTVEGALIRARESFQAEGGVKGGGKATIKAGANFRVPFAENAMLLAGGRMLIDGPCMHCDVYAGEQLAVKGRLVGGKAVCTRIIYVGGQLGGGMGAETVLILGYDAMLLNRSHLVEAKVAETLARLEETRALAAKHPHLRAELAPKAALLEERLAKFRERHRELWQGIRAVENLEACRVVVPGKVHPGVEVCIGEACYTVDDLMENVFFTYADHEVVVGKPALKK comes from the coding sequence ATGCCCTATTATCTGAGGCACTTCTTCGACCCGGGCTTCGACTACACCGACCTGCGGCCCCGCGAACTGGCCGACGGCAGCGTGGACCATTACAACCGGGGCTATGTGCAGAACGTCGAGCGCGGGCAGGTGCTGGCCCGGTGGGTGGACGCGCCCCCGGTGCCCGAGGCCGGGGCCGAGCCCGACCCCTGGAGCACCCGGGCCCACGAGGAAAAGGTCTTCCCCGCCGGGAACAACACCATGATCGACCCCGCGCGGCCCGACGAGCTGCTGGCCGCCGAGGCGGGCTACGTGTTCTACCTCGACGGGCGCATCACGGTGAAGAAGACCCTCAACGTGCGCCGCGACGTGGACTTCCACACCGGCAACATCTCCTTTCTGGGCAATGTGGTCGTCCACGGCAGCGTGCGCGCGGGCTTCCAGGTCCAGGGCCAGAACGTGCTGGTGCGCCAGACCGTGGAAGGCGCGCTGATCCGCGCGCGCGAGTCCTTCCAGGCCGAGGGCGGCGTCAAGGGCGGGGGCAAGGCGACCATCAAGGCCGGGGCCAACTTCCGCGTGCCCTTTGCCGAAAACGCCATGCTCCTGGCCGGGGGGCGGATGCTCATCGACGGGCCGTGCATGCACTGCGACGTCTACGCCGGGGAGCAGCTGGCGGTGAAGGGCCGCCTGGTGGGCGGCAAGGCCGTGTGCACCCGGATCATTTACGTGGGCGGGCAGCTGGGCGGGGGCATGGGCGCCGAGACGGTGCTCATCCTGGGCTACGACGCCATGCTGCTCAACCGCTCGCACCTGGTGGAGGCCAAGGTGGCCGAAACCCTGGCCCGCCTGGAGGAAACCCGCGCCCTGGCGGCCAAGCACCCCCACCTGCGCGCCGAGCTGGCGCCCAAGGCCGCCCTGCTGGAAGAACGCCTGGCCAAGTTCCGCGAGCGGCACCGCGAGCTGTGGCAGGGCATCCGCGCCGTGGAGAACCTGGAGGCCTGCCGCGTGGTGGTGCCGGGCAAGGTCCACCCCGGGGTGGAGGTCTGCATCGGCGAGGCCTGCTACACCGTGGACGACCTCATGGAAAACGTCTTTTTCACCTATGCTGACCACGAGGTGGTGGTCGGCAAACCCGCCCTGAAGAAGTAG
- a CDS encoding CgeB family protein, whose protein sequence is MNARSDDPARRPYAARPLTADGGALADVLLDFGDRTWPLLGGAGQAMELRAVEEFDPGAGRLPVLLGSGLGAALARVLAAWAGPVAVVDREAPILELTGVRRGPGADPRVLWVDEPSPEAALRALSRWQMEHGGKPFAPLALPVYRRIDRAYYGALEQALAASRKADFWARAHYPKFTSWPPRVLYLTSDYFLLGELVRASERLGAPHRFVNIGARETGRAEFVERLLHEIVTFRPDFVFTINHLGVDREGVLVDLLERLRIPLASWFVDNPHLILYLYNKLQSPWTAIFTWDTDNLASLAERGFPHVRYLPLATDATRFVPVAAPPARHPWRSRVSFVGNSMTTKVGKRMKAGRFPRELLRTYKAVAAGFRAGRERSVSAFLRRAHPDLAAVFDAFETNERRLCYETMITWEATRQYRKGCIEGILGFDPLIAGDRGWLRTFPGAGRTWRWHKELNYYEELPLFYALSEVNFNCTSQQMKGAVNQRVFDVPAAGAFVLTDHRQQMENLFEPGREVAFFRDPAEVPDLVRHYLDHPAERERIVAAARRRILAEHTYEHRLDALFRAMRELYG, encoded by the coding sequence GTGAACGCGCGATCCGACGACCCGGCCCGGCGCCCCTACGCCGCCCGCCCCCTGACTGCGGACGGCGGGGCCCTGGCCGACGTGCTGCTGGACTTCGGGGACCGCACCTGGCCGCTGCTGGGCGGCGCCGGGCAGGCCATGGAGCTGCGCGCGGTGGAAGAGTTCGACCCCGGGGCCGGGCGGCTGCCCGTGCTGCTGGGCTCGGGCCTGGGCGCGGCCCTGGCCCGGGTGCTCGCGGCCTGGGCCGGGCCCGTGGCCGTGGTGGACCGCGAGGCGCCCATCCTGGAGCTGACCGGCGTGCGCCGGGGCCCGGGCGCCGACCCCCGCGTGCTGTGGGTGGACGAGCCGAGCCCCGAGGCCGCCCTGCGCGCGCTTTCGCGCTGGCAGATGGAGCACGGCGGCAAGCCCTTCGCGCCCCTGGCCCTGCCCGTGTACCGGCGCATCGACCGCGCCTACTACGGCGCCCTGGAGCAGGCCCTCGCCGCCAGCCGCAAGGCCGACTTCTGGGCCCGGGCCCATTATCCGAAGTTCACCTCCTGGCCTCCGCGCGTGCTCTACCTGACCAGCGACTATTTCCTGCTGGGCGAGCTGGTGCGCGCCAGCGAGCGCCTGGGCGCGCCGCACCGCTTCGTGAACATCGGCGCCCGCGAGACGGGCCGCGCCGAGTTCGTGGAGCGCCTGCTGCACGAGATCGTCACCTTCCGGCCCGATTTCGTGTTCACCATCAACCACCTGGGCGTGGACCGCGAAGGGGTGCTGGTGGACCTGCTGGAGCGCCTGCGCATCCCCCTGGCCTCCTGGTTCGTGGACAACCCGCACCTGATCCTCTACCTCTACAACAAGCTGCAAAGCCCCTGGACGGCCATCTTCACCTGGGACACGGACAACCTCGCCAGCTTGGCCGAGCGCGGGTTCCCCCATGTGCGCTACCTGCCCCTGGCCACGGACGCCACGCGTTTCGTGCCCGTGGCCGCGCCGCCCGCGCGCCATCCCTGGCGCTCGCGGGTCTCCTTCGTGGGCAACTCCATGACCACCAAGGTCGGCAAGCGCATGAAGGCCGGGCGCTTCCCGCGCGAGCTGCTGCGCACGTACAAGGCCGTGGCCGCCGGGTTCCGCGCCGGGCGGGAGCGCTCGGTGAGCGCGTTTTTGCGCCGGGCCCACCCGGACCTGGCCGCCGTGTTCGACGCCTTCGAGACCAACGAGCGCCGCCTGTGCTACGAGACGATGATCACCTGGGAGGCCACGCGTCAGTACCGCAAGGGCTGCATCGAGGGCATCCTGGGTTTTGACCCGCTCATCGCCGGGGACCGGGGCTGGCTGCGGACCTTCCCCGGGGCTGGCCGGACTTGGCGCTGGCACAAGGAATTGAACTATTACGAGGAATTGCCCCTGTTCTACGCCCTGTCGGAGGTCAACTTCAACTGCACCAGCCAGCAGATGAAGGGCGCGGTGAACCAGCGCGTGTTCGACGTGCCCGCCGCCGGGGCCTTCGTGCTCACCGACCACCGCCAGCAGATGGAGAACCTTTTCGAGCCCGGGCGCGAGGTGGCTTTTTTCCGCGACCCCGCCGAGGTGCCCGATCTGGTGCGCCATTACCTGGACCACCCCGCCGAGCGCGAGCGTATCGTGGCCGCCGCCCGGCGGCGCATCCTGGCCGAGCACACCTACGAGCACCGCCTGGACGCCCTGTTCCGGGCCATGCGCGAGCTGTACGGGTGA
- the dnaE gene encoding DNA polymerase III subunit alpha — MSDFVHLHCHTEFSLLDGAIRLKDLCAKTVEFGLPAAAITDHGSMYGAAKFFTTAKEFGVKPVIGSEIYVSDGDHRVKEGPGAMRRYHLVLLAQNLTGYRNLAKIVTEGYMEGFYYKPRVSREFLARHSEGIIALSACLQGEVVRAVVDRGMDEGLRVARLYEAIFPGRFYIEIQANGIADQDRANVLLRELAAHAKLPLVATNDCHYLTAADAKAHDILLCVQTNACVDDEKRFRVDSDKLYFRPPQEMRRAFPDCPEALDNTVRIAEQCNVEIPMGRYFFPVYKVDEGKSLGDEMRDLARQGLRERLAAMPYAVDEKLYWERLEMELDVICQMDFPGYFLIVQDFINWAKRNGIPVGPGRGSAAGSLVAYALRITNLDPIPYNLLFERFLNIERISMPDIDVDFCERRRGEVIRYTAQKYGEDSVAQITTFGTMKAKAVVRDVGRALGLTFAETDKIAKLIPEDLKMTIKKALELEPELVRMQGEDPRVARLLDISQRLEGMHRHASTHAAGVVISPGPMNEFLPLYRGKKGEVVTQYDMKYVEKIGLVKFDFLGLRTMTVIQDTLDIIGERGGPVPDLDTLPLDDQPTYDLYSRGDTDGIFQVESDGMRKYLRMLRPSCFDDIIAMLALYRPGPLGSGMVDEFIRRKHGEVPVVYPLPELEPVLRDTYGVIVYQEQVMKIAQVAAGYTLGGADLLRRAMGKKIAEAMAEQRAVFYEGALKKGVSQEKAKEIFDLMEMFAAYGFNKSHSAAYALISYYTAYLKTHYPTEFMAAMITSEVGNTDKLLKYLNACRDMDITVLPPDVNRSQSHFTVPAQGQIIFGLAGVKNVGEEAIREIVDARAQGGAYKSLLDLAERVNLRKVTKRVLENLIKSGSMDCFGVPRAELADALDRVVATAQKRAKDRESGQMSLMGVVGMDVPSLPGTGLPQDGPALGEWPDDERLRQEKEALGFFLSSHPLLTFRHEIRRMNLVDLQDAADYPGGAAVRTAVIVTGVKEIITKKGGKMAFLEVEDLVGGGECAVFPDSWAEMKELFTSDQPLLLEARVSDREGPGEEGGPKRARLVAEKVQALADALSANTLPVVLCLRAEQLAGPGMDRLKDALARFPGKTEVQMWLHAEGFECKLALGPRYRVTPCRELWKEIEAL; from the coding sequence ATGTCCGATTTCGTCCATCTGCACTGCCACACGGAGTTCAGCCTGCTGGACGGCGCCATCCGCCTGAAGGACCTGTGCGCCAAGACCGTGGAATTCGGCCTGCCCGCCGCCGCCATCACCGACCACGGCAGCATGTACGGCGCGGCCAAGTTTTTCACCACGGCCAAGGAGTTCGGCGTCAAGCCCGTCATCGGTTCGGAGATCTACGTCTCCGACGGCGACCACCGCGTGAAGGAAGGCCCCGGGGCCATGCGCCGCTACCATCTGGTGCTGCTGGCGCAGAACCTGACGGGCTACCGCAACCTCGCCAAGATCGTCACCGAAGGCTACATGGAGGGCTTCTACTACAAGCCCCGGGTGAGCCGCGAATTCCTGGCGCGCCACAGCGAGGGCATCATCGCCCTGTCGGCCTGCCTGCAGGGCGAGGTGGTGCGCGCTGTGGTGGACCGGGGCATGGACGAGGGCCTGCGCGTGGCCCGGCTCTACGAGGCCATCTTCCCCGGGCGCTTCTACATCGAGATCCAGGCCAACGGCATCGCCGATCAGGACCGGGCCAACGTGCTGCTGCGCGAGCTGGCCGCCCACGCCAAGCTGCCCCTGGTGGCCACCAACGACTGCCACTACCTGACCGCCGCCGACGCCAAGGCCCACGACATCCTGCTCTGCGTGCAGACCAACGCCTGCGTGGACGACGAGAAGCGCTTCCGCGTGGATTCGGACAAGCTCTACTTCCGCCCGCCCCAGGAGATGCGCCGGGCGTTCCCCGACTGCCCTGAGGCCCTGGACAACACGGTGCGCATCGCCGAGCAGTGCAACGTGGAAATCCCCATGGGCCGGTACTTCTTCCCGGTCTACAAGGTGGACGAGGGCAAGAGCCTGGGCGACGAGATGCGCGACCTGGCGCGCCAGGGCCTGCGCGAGCGCCTGGCGGCCATGCCCTACGCGGTGGACGAAAAGCTCTACTGGGAACGCCTGGAAATGGAGCTGGACGTCATCTGCCAGATGGACTTCCCCGGCTATTTCCTCATCGTCCAGGACTTCATCAACTGGGCCAAGCGCAACGGGATTCCCGTGGGCCCCGGGCGCGGCTCGGCGGCAGGCTCCCTGGTGGCCTACGCCCTGCGCATCACCAACCTGGACCCCATCCCGTACAACCTGCTGTTCGAGCGTTTTTTGAACATCGAGCGCATCTCCATGCCGGATATCGACGTGGACTTCTGCGAGCGCCGCCGGGGCGAGGTCATCCGCTACACGGCCCAGAAGTACGGCGAAGATTCCGTGGCCCAGATCACCACCTTCGGGACCATGAAGGCCAAGGCCGTGGTGCGCGACGTGGGCCGCGCCCTGGGCCTGACCTTCGCCGAGACGGACAAGATCGCCAAGCTGATCCCCGAAGACCTGAAGATGACCATCAAAAAGGCCCTGGAGCTGGAGCCCGAGCTGGTGCGCATGCAGGGCGAGGACCCGCGCGTGGCCCGGCTGCTCGACATTTCCCAGCGCCTGGAGGGCATGCACCGCCACGCATCGACCCACGCGGCGGGCGTGGTCATCTCGCCGGGGCCGATGAACGAGTTTTTGCCGCTGTACCGGGGCAAGAAGGGCGAGGTCGTCACCCAGTACGACATGAAATACGTCGAGAAGATCGGGCTGGTGAAGTTCGACTTCCTGGGCCTGCGGACCATGACGGTGATCCAGGACACCCTGGACATCATCGGCGAGCGGGGCGGCCCCGTGCCCGACCTGGACACCCTGCCCCTGGACGACCAGCCGACCTACGACCTCTACTCGCGCGGCGACACCGACGGCATCTTCCAGGTCGAGTCCGACGGGATGCGCAAGTACCTGCGCATGCTCCGGCCCTCGTGCTTCGACGACATCATCGCCATGCTGGCCCTGTACCGCCCGGGGCCCCTGGGCTCGGGCATGGTGGACGAGTTCATCCGCCGCAAGCACGGCGAGGTGCCGGTGGTCTACCCCCTGCCCGAGCTGGAACCAGTGCTGCGCGACACCTACGGCGTCATCGTCTACCAGGAGCAGGTGATGAAGATCGCCCAGGTGGCCGCAGGCTACACCCTGGGCGGGGCGGACCTGTTGCGCCGGGCCATGGGCAAGAAGATCGCCGAGGCCATGGCCGAGCAGCGCGCCGTGTTCTACGAGGGCGCGCTGAAAAAGGGCGTGTCCCAGGAGAAGGCCAAGGAAATATTCGACCTCATGGAGATGTTCGCGGCCTACGGCTTCAACAAGTCGCACTCGGCGGCCTACGCGCTGATCTCCTACTACACGGCCTACCTGAAGACCCATTACCCCACCGAGTTCATGGCCGCCATGATCACCTCGGAAGTGGGCAACACCGACAAGCTGCTCAAGTACCTGAACGCCTGCCGCGACATGGACATCACCGTCCTGCCGCCGGACGTGAACCGCTCCCAGAGCCACTTCACCGTGCCTGCCCAGGGCCAGATCATCTTCGGCCTGGCCGGGGTCAAGAACGTGGGCGAGGAGGCCATCCGCGAGATCGTGGACGCTCGGGCTCAGGGCGGGGCGTACAAGAGCCTCCTGGACCTGGCCGAGCGCGTGAACCTGCGCAAGGTCACCAAGCGCGTGCTGGAGAACCTGATCAAGAGCGGCAGCATGGACTGCTTCGGCGTGCCGCGCGCCGAGCTGGCCGACGCCCTGGACCGCGTGGTGGCCACGGCCCAGAAGCGCGCCAAGGACCGCGAGAGCGGCCAGATGTCGCTCATGGGCGTGGTGGGCATGGACGTGCCCAGCCTGCCCGGCACCGGCCTGCCCCAGGACGGCCCGGCCCTGGGAGAATGGCCCGACGACGAGCGCCTGCGCCAGGAGAAAGAGGCCCTGGGCTTCTTCCTCTCCAGCCACCCGCTGCTGACCTTCCGCCACGAGATCCGGCGCATGAACCTGGTGGACCTGCAGGACGCGGCGGACTACCCCGGCGGTGCGGCGGTGCGCACGGCGGTCATCGTCACCGGGGTCAAGGAGATCATCACCAAGAAGGGCGGCAAGATGGCCTTCCTGGAGGTCGAGGACCTGGTGGGCGGCGGGGAGTGCGCGGTGTTCCCGGACTCCTGGGCCGAGATGAAGGAACTGTTCACCTCCGACCAGCCGCTGCTGCTGGAGGCCCGGGTCAGCGACCGCGAGGGGCCGGGCGAGGAGGGCGGGCCCAAGCGCGCCCGGCTCGTGGCCGAAAAGGTCCAGGCCTTGGCCGACGCCCTGTCGGCCAACACCCTGCCCGTGGTGCTCTGCCTGCGCGCGGAGCAGCTTGCCGGGCCGGGCATGGACCGCCTCAAGGACGCCCTGGCGCGCTTTCCCGGCAAGACCGAGGTCCAGATGTGGCTGCACGCCGAGGGCTTCGAGTGCAAGCTGGCCCTGGGCCCGCGCTACCGGGTCACGCCCTGCCGGGAGTTGTGGAAGGAAATCGAGGCCCTGTAG
- a CDS encoding 6-pyruvoyl trahydropterin synthase family protein, whose amino-acid sequence MTQERRGRWRLSVSEEFSASHQLRHYEGKCERMHGHNFGVVAEVQGDTLSQDTELLMDFKVLRGHLKDALAALDHRHLNEVACFAERNPSSENIARFLYGELAARLAGSGVEVVGVTVAEKPGQSATYFEVAP is encoded by the coding sequence ATGACGCAGGAACGCAGGGGCAGGTGGCGCCTGTCCGTGAGCGAGGAGTTCTCGGCCTCGCACCAGTTGCGGCACTACGAGGGCAAGTGCGAGCGGATGCACGGCCACAACTTCGGCGTGGTGGCCGAGGTGCAGGGCGACACCCTGAGCCAGGATACGGAATTACTGATGGATTTCAAGGTCCTGCGCGGGCACCTCAAGGACGCCCTGGCCGCCCTGGACCACCGCCACCTGAACGAGGTGGCCTGCTTTGCCGAGCGTAACCCCTCCTCGGAGAACATCGCGCGCTTCCTTTACGGCGAGCTGGCGGCGCGGCTGGCGGGCAGCGGGGTCGAGGTGGTCGGTGTCACCGTGGCGGAGAAGCCGGGCCAGTCGGCGACCTATTTCGAGGTGGCGCCGTGA
- a CDS encoding OmpA/MotB family protein: protein MAGAPYVKKPLEAPPPEEGLPPWMATFADMVTLLLCFFVLLLSFANMDIMNFRTLMGSIQNAFGVQTERPEATFAAYSPTRLERQGVKLDREQKAVLDLTMQLRALLEQEEELKRSVGVSAEREGALVRVESAALFEPGGATLRPDAPRLLAHVLKVLKEYNFNCVIRGHTDDQEAAAGAGPFASNWELSAARAAATLRYLVEEGGIDPRRMKAVGYAGTRPLVPNDRPEDRERNRRVEFMLHRPDTETW, encoded by the coding sequence ATGGCCGGCGCGCCCTACGTCAAGAAGCCCCTGGAGGCGCCGCCGCCGGAGGAGGGTCTGCCGCCCTGGATGGCCACCTTCGCGGACATGGTCACCCTGCTGCTCTGCTTCTTCGTGCTGCTCTTGTCCTTCGCCAACATGGACATCATGAACTTCCGCACGCTCATGGGCTCCATCCAGAACGCCTTCGGCGTGCAGACCGAGCGGCCCGAGGCGACCTTCGCGGCCTATTCGCCCACGCGCCTGGAGCGCCAGGGCGTGAAGCTCGACCGCGAACAGAAGGCCGTGCTCGACCTGACCATGCAGCTGCGCGCACTGCTGGAGCAGGAGGAGGAGCTCAAGCGCTCGGTGGGCGTCAGCGCCGAGCGCGAGGGGGCCCTGGTGCGCGTGGAATCGGCGGCCCTGTTCGAGCCCGGCGGAGCGACCCTGCGGCCCGATGCCCCGCGCCTGCTGGCCCATGTGCTCAAGGTGCTCAAGGAGTACAATTTCAACTGCGTGATTCGCGGACATACCGACGACCAGGAGGCGGCGGCGGGCGCGGGGCCCTTTGCGTCCAACTGGGAGCTGTCCGCCGCCCGGGCGGCGGCCACCCTGCGCTATCTGGTGGAAGAGGGCGGCATCGACCCCCGGCGCATGAAGGCCGTGGGCTACGCGGGCACCCGGCCCCTGGTGCCCAACGACCGCCCCGAGGACCGCGAGCGCAACCGCCGCGTGGAGTTCATGCTCCACCGGCCCGACACGGAGACCTGGTGA
- a CDS encoding molybdopterin-dependent oxidoreductase, protein MSSVKTRTVSACMLDCPDGCSFVVETDGEGGVRIRGNPEHPFTQGFICAKTAKYPERLAHPARITSPLLRQGEGFVPVPWGRALELVAGRIDALRATPERMAHVKGGALRGVLAQASRHLFAVLGATGTSGSPCDEAGIAASIQDFGALDHNDPQDLLHAARIVNWGRDLTRCSVHQLALVRQARKQGARVLSLSPGGDGCAEFSDRVLRVRPGCDRFLAAAACKALLERGVDPQVREAVAGLEAFGALLAGHDTAALLDACGVGPAEFAELLACYIADGPTATLIGWGVQRYLHGGENVRFIDALAVLSGNVGRRGGGVYFNISSGRNFTAWAGRGAGPRPRLLPLHALGRALLDADPPVELLWIDGMNPVAQLPDGQTLAQAMRRCPFTVVVEAFMTDTAAQADLILPCALMTEREDLAASCLHSVVNHAAKVQDPPGEARADFEFVSELGRMLREPVELPDAEECLRTALSGPATPFTMAELRARGFMPARWPEVAFEGMRFAHPDGRCRLPLALHPEPGPDPDWPCALLTLVHRDFIHSQRPPDEAPGPPRVMVSPDNPCLPGLDLDRPVFLATAAGRMAVSLGLDPGVHPQAIVGRRGGWLRHGRCFNAVIEPRECDLGGGTAYYSQRARLEN, encoded by the coding sequence ATGAGCAGCGTCAAGACCAGAACCGTGTCCGCCTGCATGCTGGACTGCCCGGACGGGTGCTCCTTCGTGGTGGAGACCGACGGCGAGGGCGGGGTGCGCATCCGGGGCAACCCGGAGCACCCCTTCACCCAGGGCTTCATCTGCGCCAAGACCGCCAAGTACCCCGAGCGGCTGGCGCACCCCGCGCGCATCACCAGCCCGCTGTTGCGCCAGGGTGAGGGCTTCGTGCCCGTGCCCTGGGGCCGGGCCCTGGAGCTGGTGGCCGGGCGCATCGACGCCCTGCGCGCCACGCCCGAGCGCATGGCCCACGTCAAGGGCGGGGCCCTGCGCGGGGTGCTGGCCCAGGCCTCGCGCCACCTGTTCGCGGTGCTCGGAGCCACGGGCACCAGCGGCTCGCCCTGCGACGAGGCGGGCATCGCCGCCAGCATCCAGGACTTCGGCGCCCTGGACCACAACGACCCCCAGGACCTGCTGCACGCCGCGCGCATCGTCAACTGGGGCCGCGACCTGACGCGCTGCTCGGTGCACCAGCTGGCCCTGGTCCGGCAGGCACGCAAGCAGGGCGCGCGGGTGCTCTCGCTGTCCCCGGGCGGGGACGGCTGCGCCGAGTTCTCCGACCGCGTTTTGCGCGTGCGCCCGGGGTGCGACCGCTTCCTGGCCGCCGCCGCGTGCAAGGCGCTGCTGGAGCGCGGGGTGGACCCGCAGGTGCGCGAGGCCGTGGCCGGGCTGGAGGCCTTCGGGGCCCTGCTGGCCGGGCACGACACGGCGGCCCTGCTGGACGCCTGCGGCGTGGGCCCCGCCGAATTCGCCGAACTGCTGGCCTGCTACATCGCCGACGGGCCCACGGCCACGCTCATCGGCTGGGGCGTGCAGCGCTACCTGCACGGCGGCGAGAACGTGCGCTTCATCGACGCCCTGGCCGTGCTCTCGGGCAACGTGGGCCGCCGGGGGGGCGGGGTGTATTTCAACATCTCCTCGGGCCGCAACTTCACGGCCTGGGCCGGGCGCGGGGCCGGGCCCCGGCCCCGGCTGCTGCCGCTGCACGCCCTGGGCCGCGCCCTGCTGGACGCCGACCCGCCCGTGGAGCTGCTGTGGATCGACGGCATGAACCCCGTGGCCCAGCTGCCCGACGGCCAGACCCTGGCCCAGGCCATGCGCCGCTGCCCCTTCACCGTGGTGGTGGAGGCGTTCATGACCGACACCGCCGCGCAGGCCGACCTGATCCTGCCCTGCGCGCTGATGACCGAGCGCGAGGACCTGGCCGCCTCGTGCCTGCACAGCGTGGTCAACCACGCGGCCAAGGTGCAGGACCCGCCCGGGGAGGCCCGCGCGGATTTCGAGTTCGTGAGCGAGCTGGGGCGGATGCTGCGCGAGCCCGTGGAGCTGCCGGACGCCGAGGAGTGCTTGCGCACGGCACTGTCCGGCCCGGCCACGCCCTTCACCATGGCCGAGCTGCGCGCCCGGGGCTTCATGCCCGCCCGCTGGCCCGAGGTGGCCTTCGAGGGCATGCGTTTCGCCCACCCCGACGGCAGGTGCCGCCTGCCCCTGGCGCTGCACCCCGAGCCCGGGCCGGACCCCGACTGGCCCTGTGCCCTGCTGACCCTGGTCCACCGCGACTTTATCCACTCCCAGCGCCCGCCCGACGAGGCGCCCGGCCCGCCGCGGGTCATGGTGTCGCCGGACAACCCCTGCCTGCCGGGGCTGGACCTGGACCGCCCGGTGTTCCTGGCCACGGCGGCGGGGCGCATGGCCGTGAGCCTGGGCCTGGATCCCGGGGTGCACCCGCAGGCCATCGTCGGGCGCCGGGGCGGCTGGCTGCGCCACGGGCGCTGCTTCAACGCCGTGATCGAACCCCGGGAATGCGACCTGGGCGGCGGCACGGCCTACTACAGCCAGCGGGCGCGCCTGGAGAACTGA